Within the Glycine soja cultivar W05 chromosome 3, ASM419377v2, whole genome shotgun sequence genome, the region CTGCCACAAAAATGCATATATTCTCTGCTTGCCATAATGATGTGCAATTATCCGTATGGATTTTGATTCTAATTATGACAAATAAAACTGTATACTTTTAGTATTTTGTGTATTAGGTATGTGTGTGAGAATTTGGAATTTTGGTTTGGTTGGAAGCAAAGTTTTAAATTGCGGTTATAGTTGTTGTTTCGTTGAAATTCTTGATGTTGCGGAAAATTGTAAACAAATGTGGCTGATGCAGCCACAACTGCAGTTGTGGTGACTCCAAAAGCCTTGACGTTGTAGTTGAAATTGTGCTCACAAACTGTTTTTCAAAACCTTGGTTGGAAGTGGATTTGATTAAATCTCAAGGAggggtttttttttcctttagttTAGTTTCTGTTGTGCTAGGAGATCAAGAATCCTTGTTTTCTCTGGTTGGTTGAGATGTTAGACTGTTATAGGGACGTATAAAATTCAGACAAGCAACCTTTTATGGGTACTGAACCTGTGATTCAACTAATAGCTGAGAGGTGCCGAATGAAATTGCTTTTGGAAAGTGTGGCCTGATGATGAGaacttgtgtttttattttatatttatatactgTTGTATAGTTTACAGACTACTTTTTGGACAAAAATGTGCACGGTGTGATTGTGTATAATACTGAGCAAGTCAAGGTCCAATGTTTCACAGTCTTGATTATAAGCTAAAGCATATTCTGTTGGGCACTAATTGAATTGCAGCTGGAAAGTATTGATGTACAAGTTTTacactttaattttgttgttgcttTGATTTACTGCCTCATCGTGTATTGTTCTATACTTGTTTTTTGCATGTGTTTATTATAAGAATCAATATGAGGTGGATTAATAAATCAAGAAGTTCTTTTTGTGAATCAGTGTGTTACTCAGAGTTTTGAGTGATGGTTATATTTAACAAAGGCActtgttaaatttgatttttaaaactaaatacaCCTTTGCATCTTTACTTGCCATTGTTTTCAGCAGAAATGGAATCTGATGCACCGACATGGGGAGACAAACTCATGTTGAGGGGATTGTCATTCCATGGTTTTCATGGAGCAAAGCCTGAAGAAAGGACACTGGGCCAGAAGTTCTTCATAGATATAGATGCTTGGATGGATCTCAAAGCAGCTGGCAAATCTGATCACTTATCAGATTCTGTTAGTTACACAGAAATATATGAGTGAGCAACCAACAAATTCAGCGTGTCATTGTTCCGCTTTCATTGTTTGATTGCATAAATTGCTAGTAGCGCTCTTCATATTGGTAATTTGCTAATCTAATAGCTGTAGATCTTATTAACATATCAATAATTGGTGATGCAGTATAGCTAAGGAAGTTCTTGAAGGGTCACCTCACAATCTTCTGGAGTCAGTGGCCCAAAAAATTGCAATCACTACTCTTACAAATCATAAAGAAATATCTGCTGTCCGAGTGAAGGTTGGAAAGCCTCATGTGGCAGTTCGGGGTCCAGTTGATTACTTAGGCGTTGAGATTCTTAGACGCAGAAGCGACTTGTCAGGCtagaaatttcatatttattgctgcacaatttttatattttcacattCCACTTGATACAAAAGTAATGTAACTCTTTCCTTCATGCCCCATTAGTCTTTTCTCTCTTAAGCAATCTTGCTAATGAAATTAAAAGATCAAAGTTAGGCATATTAAAGGAACTATACAATTAATTTGGAttctccaaaacaaaaaattgcagTGAGACAGTTATTTAATGAGTTGCCTAAGTGTGTGAGTAAATTTTATATGTAACTAATTAACTATCATAGATAGAATATTCAAGAAGCCTGAAAAGAATAACCTTCGGATTTCAATTTTTCCTTATGAAGAGAACTATGTTCagtcttccaaaaaaaaaaaaattatgttgataacaaattctttatttgtAATTCCTCCCATATCTTTTATGGGCTTATAAAAGCTTGAATGTATAACTTTAATCACATTTCATAACTTTGAACCGAAGGAAATTCAAAGCCAATAACTATCGTCTTGTCGTCTTGATGTCGACAAAGATAATCAATGCATGATTGTAGCTTCGATTTATGATGCCTGACTCATCAGATGAAGTAGGCcgttataattaataaatcgtACTGAACAAAGCTTATTCAATGACCATTTCTTTTTCAGATTAGCATCCCATGCTAGAAacattcttgctcttctttcaTCTTCCAAAATTCACAGACATCCGATATTATATCGTCAATTCGTCATCATTCATATTTGGTACCATCAACCAATTTagtgctcaaaattataatactagTATCCTTTTAGTCTTGAAATTATCACACATAGGCCATTTTGATCCTTATTTAGTCCCAATTATCAAAACTTTAGGAACTATAATAACCATTATTTGATAGTTTTAGAagcaaaaatgacatttttttaaaaaaaaaattaaggattaatTTCATTACCAGAAATAGGATATAGGAGAAtcttaaaataagttatttctaattcctcaaaagaaaaaaaatatatcatttaggTATGTAACATCATGCCCAATAAAATTACTCTACTTCTACAAAAGAGATTTTATTAATACTTTTTGTATTACAAAATTTGAGATGATTTACTcaacaaagttttttttattgaaggttGATTGTAAACTATTTTTCAATGTTCTTCAAAATGATATTACAACCTTGttccaaaacaattttttacatGAGCTCTATTATCTtgctttgattttgaaattattttgtacattaaaagagagaaaaattattacataattttcttactgaattatatttttaaggaaaagaatgagtgaaaaataaaaaacttgaacaaaaatcaatacGCCCTCCTCTGGGACCTTTAACACTACCACttcaaaatttgattcaataaCATTAAGAATTGTCGATCTATAAATTGTCAATATTAGCGATGTCAAATGAGTTAACTCAACTCAACTTGTCCTTAAAGATAAACTACTATTATATACATCAACTACACAGCAAATGCAAATAAATTATGCTACTAATATaataaactatttaaatattttaattttaaaattacaaaaaaattaaaaaaaatctgaactTGATGGGTAACTCAATCCAATCGATTATTGACTTGTCGGATTAATGGGTTGCATTGGGATGAGTTATGTAAATTGGTGGATTTAATCATGCAATTCAACTAAACTCAGTTAAACGGATTCCTTGTCAATCCAtttgctcaaattgttcaataagGGACACCACTACCTATAAAAAATCTTGTAGTTCTGTcttacaataaatttatcaccATACAATATCACAGTATCCCTGTCAAACCTTTTTACCTTGTCTCCCCAAAACCTCAAAAACCTGAACATCTTTATCATGAAAAATCAGCTTCCCCCAATTCTCATCCTAGTAACTTGAAAGAGAATGGTTCCTAGAAAAATCACTCGATATATTTTTGCTCAATTGTGGCAATACCCTTGTCAAGATCCTTTGAAAAGTTGGAGATTCTATGAATTCATCCTTATTTACACTAATTCCATAGAGATTACTCACAATACCAATAAAGACgggaaaattatatattcaaaagtcAAGATTATTAAATTCTTAACTCCAAGATTACAAACAATCCATACATTATCTTATACCTTCTCAGGGTCCTTTAATTTCCAACTCTATAATTATCAAGATTATTGTTATATCTGATACAACATGCATGCTTTATTATAATTAAGCTTGACCAACACACTTGAGTCTTATGGTTCAAGAGAggaatttctttaaaattttcaaaatggttCATTAAATGGTTTTAAGACTTTGGATCAATAACAAACATCTTTCCTACTTATGCCAAAACCACCTATCAACCtttcaaagaaaatagaaattttatCTTAGGATTTATCCTTGTTTCTTTTGTTGCAAGTCTAGGTATTAATTGGATTATATCTTGGGATTATACTATTATCAAGATCCTTCAAGGTTTAGATGTCCAATATTCGGTACAATACTACAATCAATAAAGATAAAATGGTGGGTCAAATTTGACTCGAAAATGCTCACCAAAGAAAAAGTAAGAGGATGACTTCAAAAATCACCTCAACATAAAAAAGAGAAGGCAAAGAAACTATTCAATATTAAAATGGGTGCTGGCTATGGTAAAGTAGCTAAAAACTGGTCCACGGGTGAAGCACTTTATTTCACCTGCTATCGCAGGTAAATGACCGGGTGTTTATTACAAACTAAAATTGCTAAAGTAGGtctgtaataaaataaaattgttaaaaaaggtCTGTTAATTTTAACAAAGGAGTCAAATGAGATAGCAGTAGTGAACTACTAATTAGTTTAAAACAGGTGCTTGATCATTCATAGTTATTAGATAATCTTATATTGAATCATGTACAATGTGGAAAAgataaggaattttttttgtaaagaacaAGTTCAGCCAATTAGCATATAACCCTTTCTACATTAAATAGAAAAATCGCGTGCACACAGTATGCAATAGAACACAAATTCGTCCAGAAATTACGAATTACAAAACTACGTTGAACACAAACGAAAATATTGTCATTTTGGGACCAAATTTGCCCCCAGAACCCTTCACGTGGCTTCCACAATCTTTTTCCATTGAACAATCACCAAAAATTTACAGAAACAAAAACCCAGACTCGAAGGAAAAAACCCATATCTAAGAATCAGGTTGGGGTTATACTTATAGTGCTTCTGTTTGGGATCGATAAATTATGGATACcataaaatcaatcaaaaaattaaacaaaaacccAGATCTGGAGAAAAGAAacccaaaataattaaacaagaaCCTTGTAATTTCTGAATGAATAATTTGCAAATTCAACcctaaatgataattttatatagggactaaaatgcAAAATCCTTAAAATATACTAACCGGTTGCACGTAAAGAATCTAAGccgtttatttttttattaatatatctaaTAGTAAATTGTAATGCGTCACCGGTGAAGCAGTTTTTAACCGTAGACAGAACCATTAAAATGAAGCATTGTTTCTTAAATACAAATccaaattaatgatttctttaaccTCAACAAAGGATATTTTAGAAAGATTAAAACAGATTATGTCTACATAaatcacacacaaacacacgAGGCCGAGAAGATGAAAAGGTGGAATCTAATAGTGAGTATATCCAATCAAATGAGGATATGCAATCCAGCGTTTGCATTTTGAATAAAAGACAGATCACTAACAACAAAGAGGAACAATTTCAAACCTGATACAAGATAATAACATCACAAAATTTAGAATCGCATGGAACAAAATCCCTGGACTTTGAATCACACGAAAACTAGATATAAGAAACAAAgtctctttaattaattaagaaacacTAACCATTACCACCTATATCAATGATTGTTGGTGATAAAAACATATCTCATTTATATTAAAACGTTTATGCTCTTTCTAATCGTGATGAATTCatatcataaaatattaaataactctATGAAAATTTACTGGatctaaaaattcatttttaaaatactcttaaatttattaaaaattcttcaaaggaataacttattaaatattcttaaaaaaataacatatcagTACtcgatgatttaaaaaaaaaatgaaaacgtacataattgaattttaattaatgatatctGGTACATGTAGATATTATCTAGATGGATGATGCTTGTCAAATCACATTCATTCATGTCACCTCATTAATCGGGTCAACACAGCCGGATTTGCACCACttgattggattttttttttaaaatcacattcaaaatataaaaattaattatttcaatttacatctctcataaatatttattaacataaGTCAGAATTAGAGTATGAAATAAGTCTTATCTGTATGTATATGTTTATGATCATCGATGAAAATTAATCactatttttatcataaatactttatattaatattattctcaagaagaaaacttatttttaaatttaaacttttcatttcaatttttacaagttagattgaaataaatcaaattataaataattttacatttaggTAATAAAATCTCTAtttaataacagaaattttttaactttcatttgattaagacaagagaaaaaaaatattagagaaaGTGTTATATTAGTCAGAAAACATTAAGGGACTTGAAGGGTTGTGAACCATTTAATCCCTACGAATCAACTTAGACAAACGCTCTTGCCTTTCAACTTTGTACTTAAGGGGTTATGAATTGTTGGATCACTATGGACCGATCTTTGCAAGCGTTCACACCTATTAGCTCGGCGTTAAGGAGTTGTGAATCGTTCAATCTATAGGTTGACTATGTTGTGCCTAATGAGGAATCTTTCACTCATTTGTTGCCTTTTGTACATTTGAGTCCTTTGTCAAGTAGATATGCTTAGTATATATACAATCGAGTTATCAAGCCTAATGTCGCacaaaatgaaaagatgtgTATAGTGAAAAGGTTGTGTCGTCTTCTTACATGTGATAGACTTGGACACAAATGCGTGACAACTATAAAGATCTTACCACTTTTTGACATATCAAGGTTATAAGCCACATTACAAATATATCAAACAATGAATTATCACCATTGTCATTTAAAtaccctatttttttttagagaaaaccACTGTATAAATACATTTATGCATCTGAGTAATGGGGTATTGGGATTTTTGAGTCTTTCTTTAGTTTTATGACTCTTCAGCAAGTGATTACACTTGAACATGATATTTGATTATCATCTTGAGCATAAAATTGTGATTAGatatatcattttttcttaaaatagattgttttggtaaaagaaaaattaattaaaatccaaataatcaattaaaagaaaaaatatataattaattaaaaattattgacgatactttctcttatattttattgtataattggttaaaatttattgaaaataataatttttttagattttatttctgatttaatgattttctcttttaatttatattaaataaaaaatgaaatttattaattttgaataaattgtaataaaaataacatgagGAAGAGCATTAAAGAGAGTTATCCCTAGCATTTCTTgttaattaattgtattatgTGTTTCAATTTGGGGGAAGAGAGACAGACACGTGCATGGtaagttgcttgttgtcttgtTATGGTTCATACACCACCTATTGTACCAATACTTGTACTCACCACGTGGCCTGAGTCTTACCTTCTTTATTAGACTTGTAAATACCAACCTAACCTCAATTCAATTCATTGACTATGATACGTCACATTTTCTTCCTCTGCACCTTGCCCTACAAGGATTAACCATTCACTCATTCTCACCCTTCCTTCCATGATTGTTTCCACCTCGGGGGTCTGTGTACACCCCTATTCTCATACACctttccttttaccaaagaTGATATCTTCTTCTAAAAGGACCTTTAACACCCTCCAAACGGATCTCTATAAATAATCCAAACATACCATAAAACGACAAAATAACACTACCAGAAATCAGAATACTTTATAActcacttttattattattatttattgaaagtTGTTATAAATCATACTAAATCACTTCTTATTTAATGTAGTAagttatatttatgattttatagttttaatcatttttaattaataaaagtgaatatgtataaaagaagaaattattgTATTGTGTGAGACCAAAAGAACATGAAGTCCCAGCTAATTTCAATGAGATATACATATGTTATTAACTATTttctaaactaaaaataaatatgatcatGAAATACGTTGATcaatttatatgaaattattttaatttaataaatgattcTGGGTTCAAAACTTTAaacgttattacattaaattctCAAAAAGAGAATTTTGTCATATAATAGTAATTGTTAAAAAGAAAGTGTTCCTCATAATATTAAACTTGGTTTGGTTGTTCCCATGTCTGCTGGCCTCCGCATGGGTGTTTTCACTTCAGAAAACTCTGTCTCCTCTCTGAACGGTGAGGACAATTGAGTTACTCTTTGGTCGATGCAAATTTCAGCCTTTTCTTGTTAAAAACCACAAGTGATCCACCGAAAGTTTCGTGTAAGTGagttttgttttaataataaaatttgcttCTTAGATTGGATATTAGCGCCTCTGTTTTAGCCATTATGAATGGTCTTTGAGTTTGGTTCTGCTCACGTGGCTTCATTAATTTTTGTCACCCTTCTTTCTTGGGGTGTGTGTGTCCTAATTCTGTTAACAAGTGGctcaaattttcaataatttctGAGTTCATTGGCGCAACCTTGGTAGCTCAGACTCAAATCTTCAAATGGATATGTCATACTCATAAGAGTTATGCATATAACCACTTTCTTggcctttattttttctttttgttaacatTAGTGGGGCTAGTGATGTGATACAATATGCTACTTTTGTGCTGCTTCGATGAGATGTGAAATTCAATTTAACCTTAATGGATGGCTAGCTAGTCTTGTTTTTGGAGAATGTTCAGTTCAGAATCTTAGAATTATTATAACATAAATGGTTGTTTAGCACATGACTTTCTGATAGAAGGCTCGTTCTTTTTTCCTTAGAGATATAGAGATGGTGAAAAAAGGAAACATTGTGCAGTATAGGGAAAGGTTGGACAACACCCTTGCCTTACCAGATCTGACTAATGAACAGACACTCAAAACGCTTGTCAAAAGTCAACTCCAACGTTCTTCAGAAGTGGAAATTGAGGGTAATAGCACTCCCTTATTTGCTTTGAGCTCTTTGGCACAAAAAAGGGTACTAGCTGACAGGTGTTGTTATTTTAGGTAGttatgtttatctttttttatattatttctataTTTGGTTTTGCAGGATGTAATGAGAAAGAAGTAGAAACCAAGACTACAGAGCTATGCAACTTTCTTGATATGTTGAGAAGTGCTTCTGGAGACAATGGTGGAGGATCTAGTAGTACATCACACACTGATTGGAAAGTAAGCtatattatgttttgttttcttgataTTTCAATTGCTTATTTAGATCATCATCCGTTGACTTAGATCTTGAACATTCCTGTCTTGGTCTTATTTACCAGACAAAACTTTGATACAGTTTCACATTATTTTGTGGCGTTGTTCTACATTAGAATTAAAGTTTTACCTAGATAATCTAAATTCAGTATATTGacatttaatgaaatttttattaagCGGATTACCAAAGTAAAACTccaattttgattgaaaaacaGAACCAAAAACACCTATAGAATTACACCTATGTTTTGTCCTTATTTACCTAACTGGTGAGTTCTTTTAATAGAAATCAGAAATTGACATTGGCTGATCAACTTCTTGCTTCAGTGATTTACCTATTGATAATTCAATGTACTGATGCATTCTTGTGTAATATTTGTGTGTGCTGGGTGCTGCTTATGCTTTGGACAGTAGATATACGCGAGTTGTTCCATCAACTTGTAAGTTTTGACAATTTTACTTCTTTCAACAGTTAAAACAGGATAATGAAGAGTTTCGTGTTATGTATCGTGAAGGACCAGAGGGAACTCCCATTCATACATTGCTAGTTGAAGGCTATGTAGATGGACCTCTAGATCTTTGTGAGTCATGTTATAATGAGCCAAAAAAATTTAGCATCGCCCTTTTGATTAGTTTAATAACAAAGGTCATGTTATGATTTTAACATGTGAATTTGTTTTTGGTACTGACATGTGAAATGTTAACCTTCGTTACACTTACAGCTTTATGCCTATCGTGGGAGACCCCTCTCTACAAGAAATGGTAAGAATCATATTGCAATATGtggttttaattttctatttaaggTTAGAATTGAAGTTATACCAATGAATTCAATTAGAGTTACAAGCCCATCCTATTTGCATCCTTTTGACATTATTTTTGTAtagcataaaaattatttgaatctaTGTTAGGGGATCACTATAAAAATCTCAGTGATACTTCTAGCTGATATCCTTTTCACAATTTTCATTGTTTCAGGTGGCCTCAGTTTACTATTCCCAGTTTCAAAATTTTAGTATCTGATCGTTTGCAGAGGGTCCAAATTGGGGAACAAATATCACTAGTTAGGTTTGTCTTTACCTGCATCAGTTAAAAAAGATTTACTTTTTAGTGTCACTGACCATGCTAAAAGCCTTTACTTTTGAATACTTATATTGCTCATTGTGGAAGAAAGGATGAAGGTTCCATGGCCGCTGGCTACAAGGGAGGCTATAGTGCATTATTATCTGTTTGAGTACTATCAAGATGACTTAGTAGTTATTCTTTTGAATACGGTAGTACCCTAGacccttctttattttttctcaagaaagttAATTACTATAAACTAGATCTAAGCTCCAAGAAATGTGTGTTTAATTTGGTTTTAGGTTCATGAGTCAAAAATTGATGATTTAAACAAGGATGCAATTCCTGAAGCAAAGGATGTCGTGAGAATTGATTTGGTGGGAGGCTATGCTATGCAAAAGGTGACATCAGAAAGAAGTTATTTTCGGTGAGTTTTAAGTAAGtactaaaaaattagaagtaacTTGGAGTGTGGAGATCAAAGGGGAAAACCAAAGATGAGTACAAGTATTGAGTAATCTACAATGAAAGTTGGTATGGTACCAAAGAAATCTAGAGTTTTggtataattgttttttatgccAATATATAGTTGACCGAGCTTGCACACAGTAAGGAGAGGAGGAGAGAGTTTGTCGTACTGAATTCCTTAAATTTTCAGAATTATTATAGAATTTCTCGAGGtgaatatgatattttaaaaaaattcgatTATgagtacaaaatatatattaaataaaataaaatacaattacattaatatatatttcttatatttcatgtatttattttactttaattccttttttcttaatataattgatatttatattaatttatcattattgtaatattattaGACTAATTGAACTGGCTTTAATTTATATACTAATGGTTTTGCTTAACTTCCAAAATGtggtgaaaaaatgaaaaaggattTTGGTCAGCAATCGTTATtccaacactttttttttgtcaaattttgtAGGATAATAGCAAATTTGGATTTAAAGCTAGATTTTGTACCTCCAACCCTCCTAAATTTCATTTCAAGGCAGCTCATCGGCAGTGGTTTCAGGCTTTATCAGAAGGTTGTAGATTCTTTTCAGATTGTTTTTGTTATTAAGCATCATTGCATCAACCAATATTGACTTTGTTTCTACTTTCTGGCATCCAACTAATAAGATCAACAAATTCttctaaaaacaaaatgaacaaGTTATAAGTAAATGTAAGGCAGCATTATGTTTTAAATTCTAAAGATCGAttctttattgttattgttgttaatattatttgataaaagagTTGTTTTTATCACTCGGAAATCAGGATTagagggaaaaggaaaaaagggatAACATTCGTACTCATTAATACGGATTCTTTAATTGCTACATGTATTTAACTCGGGTCTTGCTAATGATTGTCTGAAAGACTCTTGTAAGGAGTATTTGACAATTGACACACAACTAAATACTTCTTATTACATAAAAATGAAGTACTAAATAATGTTTATGCTTTTAATAATAAACACTTTCCTTTTCATTCAATACTTTCTATTTCTGTTTCTTTAACTGGTGCTCCAAGGGAACTGTTAACATTCTCCTTAACTTATCTAGGAGAATTTGCCCTGGCTCATGAACTTATAGTCACTTTATTTGCAATGGCTAGTTAGAAGATAGGTTGCAGCTTATTTACCATTTTCTGCTTGCTCATGTATACTGCATTCAGTGcattgttatattattatttttcatcacCTTTTGACATTAACCAATTTCTCATACTGTTAAAGGCTGTGACTTCTATGATGGGCaatgataaagataaagacTTCAGCAAGGCCTTGGAGGACTCATTGTATGTTAGAATTCGCGAAGCTCTATTAAGCACTAGGAAATCAAAGGCTATGGATGGTGAAGAGCTTAAGCAAGATGCAAGCATTGTTCCTACAGAAGAACTTGTTCAAAGTGAGGACGGGGCAAAAGATGTATCCTGTGATGATAGCAGCAACCAATGCGCAAATAATTACAATGGAGAGACTTTAGATGCAGGTAGTGAAGAGATTGTACAAATtgatgaggatgtcaataaggTACTTGGCGTTCCAATTGAGGAAGGTGATTCATTGAGTGTACTGATGGAAAAGGAAAATGGTGAGATTGTAGATGCAGATAACGAAGAGATTGTAGAAACAGTTAGTGAAGAGATTGTTGAGACTGAGAAAGATGTCAACAAAGTGCATGGCATTCCAGTTGAGGAAGATGATACAAAGAGTGTACTGAAGGACAGAATGAATGTATATATACGCTCAGACGTGAGAAATGCTATAGAAACAATAGAGAGGGTTATTTCAGTAGTTAGAAAATGTGGATTTCATCCCCTCGGGTCCACTTTAAACTCTGCTGGTGAAGAGTTCCACTGCATGGAAAAAGGTGGCACAGTTGATTCAGATTCTGCAAAAGTTATTGAAGTATGTTTGAAAAATGAGGATAGTGCCAAAGTATCAAGCAGCAATGTAGTGGAGGAAAATTTAGAAGAACCTGGGACGATACAAAGCTTCaggtgatttattttatttactctaACTCTTGTTATTTAAAGGAACAAAGatttttgaataatattttgggAACATCTAATGCAATATAAGCCAACTAGTTCATAGTGTAGTTTTATTATGAATATGTATTTAACTGATGCTCTTGTTCTTTTTGGTACCTTCAGGCACACAGGAACAAATCCTAACTTAAAGGAAGTAAACTATAAGAAAATAGTACCGGCTTCACCAGAGCAGAATCTTTCAATACCAATTGAAACAAGCCAGGCTGATTCATATTCTTTGAAAAATGGGACAATTCTGGACCAAACAATATGTGATAACAAGCAATTAAACAGTGACGCAGTCCAAGATATGACTTCATATGACCTGAAAAAGTCAACCAGGGAGATGAAGTATCGATACTGTTGTTTTATGCATTAGCTAAAAAGAGAAAAGTTTGAAAGCCAATAACAAGAAAATAGGGTACTTAGAGGCATGAGGTCCACTTGCCAACATGTTTGgtgaatattttgtatttatccGAAGATCACTTGTATAATGGTCATATATGTTGGACTAGTTTTGTCCCGTCTTGTTCTAtcagaaatataatatatgtaatGTCAAATTACTGTTATTATTGCTGCTCAGTCTTTCTCTAGAATTAAGTCTATTTAGAAATGTATGATTGATTAATTAGGTATTAGATATGCGTAGTCTATGAATGTTATAAttaagttagttttattttgttcctAGCATACTTGGTGTGACTTTTATCCTCCATTCACTAATTCGATGATCCCTATTCactgattaaaaataat harbors:
- the LOC114407281 gene encoding dihydroneopterin aldolase 2-like translates to MESDAPTWGDKLMLRGLSFHGFHGAKPEERTLGQKFFIDIDAWMDLKAAGKSDHLSDSVSYTEIYDIAKEVLEGSPHNLLESVAQKIAITTLTNHKEISAVRVKVGKPHVAVRGPVDYLGVEILRRRSDLSG
- the LOC114407282 gene encoding uncharacterized protein LOC114407282, yielding MVKKGNIVQYRERLDNTLALPDLTNEQTLKTLVKSQLQRSSEVEIEGCNEKEVETKTTELCNFLDMLRSASGDNGGGSSSTSHTDWKLKQDNEEFRVMYREGPEGTPIHTLLVEGYVDGPLDLSLCLSWETPLYKKWWPQFTIPSFKILVSDRLQRVQIGEQISLVRMKVPWPLATREAIVHYYLFEYYQDDLVVILLNTVHESKIDDLNKDAIPEAKDVVRIDLVGGYAMQKVTSERSYFRIIANLDLKLDFVPPTLLNFISRQLIGSGFRLYQKAVTSMMGNDKDKDFSKALEDSLYVRIREALLSTRKSKAMDGEELKQDASIVPTEELVQSEDGAKDVSCDDSSNQCANNYNGETLDAGSEEIVQIDEDVNKVLGVPIEEGDSLSVLMEKENGEIVDADNEEIVETVSEEIVETEKDVNKVHGIPVEEDDTKSVLKDRMNVYIRSDVRNAIETIERVISVVRKCGFHPLGSTLNSAGEEFHCMEKGGTVDSDSAKVIEVCLKNEDSAKVSSSNVVEENLEEPGTIQSFRHTGTNPNLKEVNYKKIVPASPEQNLSIPIETSQADSYSLKNGTILDQTICDNKQLNSDAVQDMTSYDLKKSTREMKYRYCCFMH